From Hydra vulgaris chromosome 07, alternate assembly HydraT2T_AEP, a single genomic window includes:
- the LOC136082483 gene encoding zinc finger protein 862-like — protein sequence MTSEAKKIQDSKPISKNLKTFLSWGKESVIGYTEENGLVVKIWCKICARNKTEILTDALVKGVSNHSLTAFTEGTCVVTKYQVDRHLRGQSHRLAVLIDNGNSEDPGSSCIANLDMENLLTITQDNREALLKMIRTAYEMALKPSMPHSHFKTLIKCQRLNGALLLQGKDNNKAAREYISCIASAIKEKVAKIVNETNFFSILSDGSQARKTKDEKELILVRVEREGTPACFVVSLLDMNSLGGMNANTIKKAIDSIFIETGSVPLTASAYKYKFVSATADGACVNFGIYNGVLTQLKKDRMWLIKIHCVNHRLELAIKDAVKDISQYKECERFYISIFNLFRNSGKLKCAVKKAAEALNITYYTLPKIFGTRFISHRRRGFTKLLHNWPSLIVGFDNTLADRDTKADMRAKLSGLSKRLHDYRLLCMVCSYLDILEKLSPLSLVFEKQMLMVNELKPAVDITKASLAELSHEDIDNIIDSYLLKFIFNEKDGSTNLLSSYFKEGNELKKSNPEFVEIELNNMANLNFECIHSAIKVRKLAIEIILPLINDRFSSLLNPIFESMDWLDPQVWTADSMYGDASIFIAKRIFLPSRKIRNGF from the exons ATGACatctgaagcaaaaaaaattcaagatagtaaaccaatatctaagaacttaaaaacttttctttcgtgggggaaagaatcagttattgGATACACGGAAGAAAATGGCTTAGTTGTCAAAATATGGTGTAAGATTTGTGCTAGGAacaaaactgaaattttaacGGATGCTTTAGTTAAAGGAGTATCAAATCATTCTTTGACAGCGTTTACGGAGGGAACTTGTGTGGTGACAAAGTATcag gtTGATCGCCATCTTAGAGGGCAAAGCCATAGATTAGCGGTGCTGATTGATAATGGTAACTCAGAAGATCCTGGAAGTAGTTGTATTGCTAACCTCGATATGGAAAACTTGTTAACTATTACACAAGACAACCGCGAAGCGTTATTAAAGATGATTAGAACAGCCTATGAAATGGCTCTAAAACCAAGCATGCCACATAGCCATTTCAAGACACTGATCAAATGCCAAAGACTTAATGGTGCACTCCTTTTACAAGGAAAAGACAACAATAAAGCAG caCGTGAATATATCTCATGCATTGCCAGTGccattaaagaaaaagttgctAAAATTGTCAATGAAACAAACTTTTTCTCCATTCTTTCCGATGGTTCTCAGGCTAGAAAAACAAAGGATGAAAAAGAGTTGATTCTTGTGCGCGTTGAACGCGAAGGGACCCCTGCCTGTTTTGTAGTTTCTTTACTTGATATGAACAGTTTGGGTGGTATGAATGCCAATACCATTAAAAAGGCTATTGATAGCATTTTTATTGAAACCGGTAGTGTTCCTTTAACTGCGTCAGCttacaaatacaaatttgtAAGCGCTACGGCCGACGGAGCTTGCGTTAATTTTGGAATTTATAATGGCGTgttaacacaattaaaaaaagatagaatGTGGCTGATAAAAATTCACTGCGTAAACCATCGTTTAGAATTAGCAATAAAAGATGCTGTGAAAGATATTTCCCAGTATAAAGAGTGTGAACGTTTTTACATTtccatatttaatttatttcgcAATTCTGGAAAGCTAAAATGCGCAGTTAAAAAAGCTGCTGAGGCTTTGAACATTACATATTACACGTTGCCTAAAATATTTGGAACGCGCTTTATAAGTCACAGGAGACGCGGCtttacaaaacttttacataattGGCCTTCGCTTATTGTGGGTTTCGATAATACTCTTGCTGATCGCGACACTAAAGCAGATATGCGTGCTAAACTTTCTGGATTGTCCAAACGGTTGCATGACTACAGACTATTATGTATGGTTTGTAGTTATTTGGACATCTTAGAAAAGTTATCACCATTATCATtggtttttgaaaaacaaatgttaatgGTGAATGAGTTAAAACCAGCGGTGGATATAACAAAGGCTAGCTTAGCGGAATTAAGCCATGaagatattgataatattattgatTCATATTTACTCAAgtttatattcaatgaaaaagaTGGTTCAACCAATCTTCTTTCTTCGTATTTCAAAGAAGGTAACGAATTGAAAAAATCAAACCCTGAGTTTGTTGAGATTGAACTCAACAATATGGCTAATCTTAACTTTGAATGTATTCATTCTGCCATTAAAGTAAGAAAATTAGCAATTGAAATCATTCTGCCATTAATAAACGATAGATTTAGTTCGCTGTTAAATCCCATATTCGAATCAATGGATTGGTTAGATCCGCAAGTATGGACAGCAGACAGCATGTATGGTGATGCCAGCATCTTTATTGCTAAACGAATTTTTTTACCCTCTAGAAAAATTAGGAATGGATTTTAA
- the LOC136082484 gene encoding uncharacterized protein LOC136082484, with amino-acid sequence MPSDQEVQEFIEQEQTVDEESQSNGQAAVVERPIENVYKICLVNNLQVVVFPCCHLCLCQRCADAIQSSSINHCPVCRGPTADFINVFI; translated from the exons ATGCCAAGTGATCAGGAAGTTCAAGAATTCATTGAACAG gAACAAACTGTTGATGAAGAATCTCAATCAAATGGACAAGCTGCTGTGGTGGAAAGACCAATTGAAAATGTCTACAAAATTTGTCTCGTCAACAATCTTCAAGTTGTTGTTTTTCCTTGTTGTCATCTTTGCCTATGCCAGCGATGTGCTGACGCTATTCAAAGTAGTTCTATTAATCACTGTCCAGTATGCAGAGGACCAACAGCcgattttataaatgtgtttatttaa